Proteins encoded by one window of Cannabis sativa cultivar Pink pepper isolate KNU-18-1 chromosome 4, ASM2916894v1, whole genome shotgun sequence:
- the LOC115713006 gene encoding protein CYSTEINE-RICH TRANSMEMBRANE MODULE 9-like: MYEKSSFFISKFHNLTSNPFSSSQHHHLHQSPNMSSAQPSVSCYSAGEGPYVAPPPVGYPTMDASAVAQPQNRVETNSKDGLSKASCAAKCCIACMECFAGLSS; the protein is encoded by the exons atgtatGAAAAATCTTCATTCTTCATATCAAAGTTTCACAACCTAACTTCGaatcctttttcttcttctcaacatcatcatcttcatcaatCTCCAAATATGAGTTCTGCTCAGCCATCAG TTTCATGTTATTCCGCCGGAGAAGGCCCATATGTGGCTCCACCACCGGTCGGTTACCCCACCATGGACGCCTCTGCTGTTGCCCAACCACAAAACAGAGTTGAAACCAACTCCAAGGATGGTTTATCCAAAGCAAG TTGTGCTGCCAAGTGTTGCATTGCTTGTATGGAATGCTTCGCAGGATTATCATCATGA
- the LOC115714097 gene encoding chloroplast envelope quinone oxidoreductase homolog, with amino-acid sequence MATLAGKLMHALQYDNCGKASATALKHVEIPIPVPKKNEVLVKVEALALNPVDWKIQTGMLRPIYPRKFPHIPGTDVAGEIVEVGHGVTKFKVGDKVVVTLNHANGGGLAEFVVASENFIVTRPPQVSPAEAASLPISGLTAHQALTQIAGINLDPGTAEVAVANILVTAASGGVGHYAVQLAKLRQNTHVTATCGARNIEFVKSLGADEVLDYTTPEGSALQSPSGRKYDVVIQCVTGIPWSTLEPNLSKNGKVIDISPGPASLWTFALKKLTFSSKQLVPIIFVNTKSENLEYLVKLVNEGKLKTAIDSKYPLSKAEDAWAKCIDGHATGKIIVEP; translated from the exons ATGGCAACTTTGGCAGGGAAACTTATGCATGCTCTTCAGTATGATAACTGTGGCAAAGCTTCTGCTACTGCTTTAAag CATGTTGAGATTCCAATACCTGTTCCTAAGAAGAATGAGGTTTTGGTTAAAGTAGAAGCATTGGCTCTGAATCCAGTTGATTGGAAAATTCAAACAGGCATGTTGCGCCCTATTTACCCTCGCAAATTCCCCCACATTCCTG GTACTGATGTGGCTGGAGAAATAGTAGAGGTTGGACATGGTGTCACTAAATTCAAAGTTGGTGACAAAGTTGTTGTTACTCTTAACCATGCC AATGGAGGTGGACTAGCTGAATTTGTTGTGGCTAGTGAGAACTTCATAGTCACTAGGCCACCTCAAGTTTCGCCAGCCGAAGCTGCAAGCTTACCGATTTCAGGCCTCACAGCACACCAAGCACTCACTCAAATTGCCGGGATCAATCTTGATCCAGGCACAGCCGAAGTTGCAGTTGCCAATATTTTGGTAACTGCAGCCTCTGGTGGTGTAGGACACTATGCTGTCCAATTAGCAAAGCTTAGACAAAACACACATGTTACAGCCACTTGTGGCGCCCGTAACATTGAGTTTGTGAAGAGCTTAGGTGCTGATGAGGTTCTTGACTACACAACCCCAGAAGGGTCAGCTCTCCAAAGCCCTTCGGGTCGAAAATATGATGTTGTGATCCAATGCGTGACAGGAATTCCTTGGTCCACACTCGAGCCTAATCTTAGTAAGAATGGGAAGGTTATTGATATCTCTCCAGGGCCAGCTTCCTTGTGGACTTTTGCTCTTAAGAAACTTACCTTCTCTTCCAAGCAATTAGTGCCAATTATATTTGTGAACACAAAGAGTGAGAATTTAGAATATCTTGTGAAGTTGGTGAATGAAGGAAAGCTTAAGACCGCAATCGACTCGAAGTATCCGCTTAGCAAGGCTGAAGATGCTTGGGCCAAGTGTATTGACGGCCATGCTACTGGGAAGATCATTGTGGAGCCTTAG